A stretch of Leucobacter aridicollis DNA encodes these proteins:
- a CDS encoding aspartate-semialdehyde dehydrogenase encodes MTEQQGFAVAIVGATGQVGAVIRTLLQERDFPVASLRLFSSARSAGTTLSFRGTDITVEDVATADKTGLDIVLFSAGGAASKEYAPQFADAGAIVIDNSSAWRMDPAIPLVVSEVNPADLDATVAVRKGIVANPNCTTMAAMPVMKVLDAEAGLERMKVTTFQAVSGSGLAGVAELAGQITAAVETGNIEGLVHDGAAVDFVAPKVYTNTIAFDVIPLAGSIVEDGQGETDEEKKLRNESRKILGLPDLLVAGTCVRVPVFTGHSLAIHAEFANPITPERAREVLSSAPGVALSDVPTPLEAAGSDPSYVGRIRADQSAPEGRGLVFFVSNDNLRKGAALNTVQLAEVVAAKLTD; translated from the coding sequence ATGACTGAACAGCAGGGTTTCGCCGTCGCCATCGTTGGTGCAACGGGGCAGGTCGGCGCTGTCATTCGCACGCTCCTGCAGGAGCGTGACTTCCCGGTCGCATCGCTGCGGCTCTTCTCGAGCGCCCGCTCCGCGGGGACCACGCTGAGCTTCCGCGGCACGGACATCACCGTCGAAGACGTGGCGACTGCCGACAAGACCGGGCTCGACATCGTGCTCTTCTCGGCAGGCGGAGCGGCCTCCAAGGAGTACGCTCCGCAGTTTGCGGATGCTGGCGCGATCGTCATCGACAACTCGAGTGCCTGGCGCATGGACCCGGCGATCCCGCTCGTCGTAAGCGAGGTCAACCCCGCCGACCTCGACGCGACTGTCGCAGTGCGGAAGGGCATCGTCGCGAACCCGAACTGCACGACGATGGCCGCCATGCCCGTCATGAAGGTGCTCGACGCCGAAGCGGGCCTCGAGCGGATGAAGGTGACGACGTTCCAGGCGGTGTCCGGATCGGGCCTCGCCGGCGTTGCGGAGCTCGCGGGCCAGATCACGGCGGCCGTGGAGACGGGCAACATCGAGGGACTCGTCCACGACGGCGCGGCCGTCGATTTCGTCGCTCCGAAGGTCTACACGAACACGATCGCGTTTGACGTGATTCCGCTCGCCGGATCGATCGTCGAGGACGGCCAGGGCGAGACCGACGAGGAAAAGAAGCTGCGCAACGAGAGCCGGAAGATCCTCGGGCTCCCCGACCTGCTCGTCGCCGGGACGTGCGTGCGCGTTCCCGTGTTCACCGGGCACTCGTTGGCGATCCACGCGGAGTTCGCGAACCCCATTACTCCGGAGCGCGCACGCGAGGTGCTCAGCTCCGCGCCTGGCGTCGCCCTGAGCGACGTTCCCACCCCGCTTGAGGCGGCCGGAAGCGACCCGAGCTACGTGGGCCGCATCCGCGCCGACCAGTCCGCCCCCGAGGGCCGCGGACTCGTCTTCTTCGTCTCCAACGACAACCTGCGCAAGGGCGCTGCACTGAACACGGTGCAGCTCGCCGAGGTCGTCGCAGCCAAGCTCACCGACTAA
- a CDS encoding DNA polymerase III subunit gamma and tau — MIGQSQVTDPLMTALRTGRVGHAYLFSGPRGCGKTTSARILARCLNCAEGPTDTPCGTCPSCVELSRAGGGSLDVVEIDAASHGGVDDARDLRERAVFAPARDRFKIFIIDEAHMVTAGGFNALLKIVEEPPPHVKFIFATTEPEKVIGTIRSRTHHYPFRLIPPAALIDYVQQLCDSEGVAVEPGVLPLVVRSGGGSARDTLSILDQLIAGSEGNSVSAERAAGLLGFTHTELLDDVVAALGSGDPAAAFTATDRVIQTGQDPRRFVEDLLERLRDLIIVNATSIDGAAAVLRGVPQDQLDRMFEQARAFGARELSRTADTVSEALDQMTGATPPRLHLELMIARALVELSGADTHDVHAPAPGSGAPHPRQAAQSPGAAPRQGAAPAAPVPGGAATTDTSAPSAPTHPASGQAGQAAATQGAGAPGQNTGAPAPAAPSPAAPKPERVANAAETAASIREFLRNEDAGTTTQQNQPAAQAQPAPTQAPAAPAQNAQGPTAGPATPAAQQATDERDNPAASKQPAAPRDAGPQPADGERGTHPNEGAAGFGRPISDILSAAQIASIGTEPTTPAPAAPAAPAAPVAQPPAGQQSSAAAQSDGRPEPESGISAAAAAPADAPTEDAEGAAAAQSDELAGFEDLREMWPDLLEELLESNREAWNAVRAIEPLGLEDDLLLVGVANRSDLEAFKSAGAGPLRETILEATGIRVRYAPRQVTTARESQEQSQPPVGTGDSEEPHRGSPAPVTPPVDDLAERAAARLSSLGPKLAAPAWADPIPEPVAQNDSAPAQATSTSGDKPAPAPTGPAPAQPQASREMAAANTPSTHTERAPQSDPDPSGPSAQPEAPGAKVMPGTGTRDDDGYGDDSPYGDGPSYSDDEYGYPDGDPYAFGGRASSGRPGAGGTAAQATPVAPVAPVAQAAPAVQAGPAVHAAPAASVSPAGPATAGAAEAVPPAAVSQAAASPGDTGSPASGGAKAAPKFTRYGEAVVREVLGAVFVEERPLPEPRR; from the coding sequence ATGATTGGGCAGTCTCAAGTGACCGATCCGCTCATGACCGCGCTGCGCACCGGCCGGGTCGGGCACGCGTATCTGTTCAGCGGCCCTCGTGGCTGCGGCAAGACGACGAGCGCCCGCATTCTCGCGCGCTGCCTGAACTGCGCTGAGGGTCCCACTGACACCCCGTGCGGCACCTGCCCGAGCTGCGTCGAGCTGAGTCGCGCCGGTGGTGGATCGCTCGATGTCGTTGAGATCGACGCTGCGAGCCACGGTGGTGTCGACGACGCGCGCGACCTGCGTGAACGGGCCGTGTTCGCTCCTGCCCGCGACCGGTTCAAGATCTTCATCATCGACGAGGCACACATGGTGACCGCGGGCGGCTTCAACGCCCTGCTGAAGATCGTGGAAGAGCCGCCGCCCCACGTGAAGTTCATCTTCGCGACGACGGAGCCCGAGAAGGTCATCGGCACCATTCGCTCCCGCACCCACCACTACCCCTTCCGCCTGATCCCGCCCGCCGCGCTGATCGACTACGTGCAGCAGCTGTGCGATAGCGAGGGTGTTGCGGTCGAGCCTGGCGTCCTCCCGCTCGTCGTGCGTTCAGGTGGGGGCTCGGCGCGAGATACGCTGTCGATCCTCGACCAGCTCATCGCCGGCTCCGAAGGTAACAGCGTGTCCGCCGAGCGCGCAGCCGGGCTGCTTGGCTTCACGCATACGGAGCTGCTCGACGACGTCGTTGCTGCCCTCGGCTCGGGCGATCCCGCTGCGGCGTTCACCGCGACGGATCGGGTGATCCAGACGGGGCAGGATCCGCGGAGGTTCGTTGAGGATCTGCTCGAACGGCTCCGTGACCTCATCATCGTGAACGCGACCTCCATTGATGGCGCTGCCGCAGTGCTTCGTGGAGTGCCGCAGGACCAGCTCGACCGCATGTTCGAGCAGGCACGCGCATTTGGTGCCCGCGAGCTCTCCCGCACCGCGGACACCGTGAGCGAGGCGCTCGACCAGATGACGGGTGCGACCCCGCCACGACTGCACCTTGAACTCATGATTGCTCGTGCGCTCGTCGAGCTGTCGGGCGCAGACACGCACGACGTGCACGCGCCCGCGCCGGGAAGCGGCGCCCCTCACCCGAGGCAGGCGGCGCAGAGCCCCGGCGCTGCTCCACGTCAGGGTGCGGCTCCCGCTGCCCCGGTTCCTGGGGGAGCCGCCACGACGGATACTTCGGCACCATCCGCACCGACGCACCCTGCATCAGGCCAAGCCGGCCAGGCCGCCGCAACGCAGGGCGCGGGCGCTCCGGGGCAGAACACTGGGGCCCCGGCTCCCGCAGCCCCGAGCCCCGCAGCACCGAAGCCCGAACGCGTGGCGAACGCTGCGGAGACTGCGGCGTCGATCCGCGAGTTCCTCCGCAACGAAGACGCGGGCACGACCACACAGCAAAACCAGCCTGCGGCCCAGGCCCAGCCGGCGCCCACGCAGGCCCCGGCGGCGCCAGCCCAGAACGCTCAGGGTCCGACGGCCGGGCCGGCGACCCCAGCCGCTCAGCAGGCAACGGATGAGCGGGACAACCCTGCCGCGTCGAAGCAGCCCGCCGCCCCGCGCGACGCTGGCCCCCAGCCCGCGGACGGCGAGCGCGGGACCCACCCGAACGAGGGCGCCGCCGGGTTCGGCCGCCCCATCTCGGACATATTGAGTGCCGCGCAGATCGCGTCGATCGGCACTGAGCCGACGACCCCTGCGCCAGCGGCACCCGCTGCACCAGCCGCTCCCGTTGCGCAGCCCCCTGCTGGGCAGCAGTCGTCCGCAGCAGCGCAGTCAGACGGTCGGCCAGAGCCGGAGTCGGGTATCTCGGCCGCTGCAGCCGCTCCGGCGGATGCGCCGACTGAAGACGCCGAGGGCGCTGCTGCAGCGCAGAGCGACGAGCTCGCCGGGTTCGAGGACCTCCGGGAGATGTGGCCGGACCTGCTCGAGGAGCTGCTCGAATCCAACCGCGAAGCTTGGAACGCGGTTCGCGCGATCGAGCCGCTCGGACTTGAAGACGATCTCCTGCTCGTCGGGGTCGCGAACCGCTCGGACCTCGAAGCATTCAAGAGCGCTGGAGCAGGGCCGCTGCGCGAGACGATCCTTGAAGCGACCGGTATCCGTGTTCGCTACGCGCCACGCCAAGTGACCACAGCCCGCGAATCGCAGGAGCAGTCGCAGCCGCCGGTCGGCACTGGCGACTCAGAGGAGCCTCACCGAGGCTCTCCAGCACCAGTCACGCCGCCCGTCGACGACCTCGCGGAGCGCGCCGCAGCACGGCTGAGTTCGCTTGGACCGAAGCTCGCCGCACCCGCCTGGGCTGATCCGATTCCCGAGCCCGTTGCGCAGAACGATTCGGCCCCCGCCCAGGCGACCTCGACGTCGGGTGACAAGCCCGCCCCCGCCCCTACTGGGCCCGCGCCAGCGCAGCCTCAGGCCTCGCGGGAGATGGCTGCCGCCAACACGCCATCGACCCACACCGAACGCGCACCCCAGTCTGACCCAGACCCCAGCGGTCCATCGGCCCAACCGGAGGCGCCGGGCGCGAAGGTGATGCCCGGGACGGGAACCCGCGATGACGACGGGTACGGCGACGATTCGCCCTACGGCGACGGCCCCAGCTACAGCGACGATGAGTACGGCTACCCCGACGGTGACCCGTACGCATTTGGGGGGCGCGCCTCGTCCGGCCGCCCCGGCGCTGGCGGCACCGCCGCTCAGGCAACCCCCGTTGCTCCGGTCGCCCCCGTTGCTCAGGCCGCCCCCGCTGTCCAGGCGGGCCCCGCCGTCCACGCCGCCCCCGCTGCGTCGGTGAGCCCCGCCGGGCCCGCCACCGCTGGCGCTGCTGAGGCGGTTCCACCGGCAGCAGTCTCGCAGGCGGCAGCATCGCCGGGCGACACCGGTTCGCCAGCGTCAGGCGGAGCCAAGGCCGCGCCGAAGTTCACGCGGTACGGCGAAGCGGTGGTGCGCGAGGTACTCGGCGCAGTGTTTGTAGAGGAGCGCCCGCTCCCAGAGCCCAGGAGGTAG
- a CDS encoding Lrp/AsnC family transcriptional regulator translates to MDAPPRTEEHLLDDVDRDIIDQLRVDGRLSFGEIARRIGFSEPTVRQRYNRLVSLGIIYVAGMYDETKIGGIAAHVGIRVAGVPVAKVAAEIADHPNIKYVACALGYYDIILDIVAQDAQELGQIVLQDLRRIRGISDLETLTVLEVMKDTYLWQGFRDPIPANRAGRLIARPSR, encoded by the coding sequence ATGGATGCACCCCCGCGCACCGAGGAGCACCTGCTCGACGATGTCGACCGCGACATCATCGACCAGCTACGCGTCGACGGCCGACTCTCATTCGGCGAAATCGCTCGCAGGATCGGGTTCTCTGAGCCCACTGTTCGTCAGCGCTACAACCGCCTCGTGTCGCTCGGGATTATCTACGTCGCGGGAATGTACGACGAGACAAAAATCGGAGGGATCGCAGCACACGTGGGGATCCGCGTTGCCGGGGTCCCCGTCGCGAAAGTCGCCGCTGAGATTGCTGATCATCCGAACATCAAGTACGTGGCTTGCGCGCTTGGCTACTACGACATCATCCTTGACATCGTGGCCCAAGATGCCCAGGAACTCGGCCAAATCGTGTTGCAGGATCTCCGCAGGATTCGTGGTATCTCTGACCTCGAGACGCTCACGGTACTTGAGGTCATGAAGGATACGTACCTATGGCAGGGGTTCCGCGATCCCATCCCGGCAAATCGGGCAGGCAGACTCATCGCGCGTCCGTCGCGTTAG
- a CDS encoding aspartate kinase, whose amino-acid sequence MALIVQKFGGSSVADAESIKRVAKRIVETRRTGNEVVVVVSAMGDTTDELLDLAADCTPIPAPRELDMLLTSGERISMALLAMTIKGMGVEALSFTGSQAGMITTPDHGSAKIVDVTPGRVREALDEGAVAIVAGFQGFSRDSRDITTLGRGGSDTTAVALAAALDADRCEIYTDVDGVFTTDPRVAPLARKIDAISSEEMLELAASGAKVLHLRAVEYARRHGVELHVRSSFSGEPGTVVYTPKTGHPKGDLVEDSVITGVAAEASEAKITVGGVPDIPGKAAQIFEVVAKTNANIDIIVQNISAADTNRTDISFTVPMGEGRKVTEALEAARDDLGFETLLYDDQIAKIAVVGAGMRTSSGVSAQLFRALYEAGINIEMISTSEIRISVVTRADLMEKAVRVLHTAFGLDAEETATVYAGTGR is encoded by the coding sequence GTGGCATTGATCGTGCAGAAGTTCGGGGGGTCGTCTGTCGCAGACGCCGAGAGCATTAAGCGCGTCGCGAAGCGAATCGTTGAGACCCGCCGAACCGGCAACGAGGTCGTCGTCGTGGTGAGCGCCATGGGCGACACCACCGACGAACTCCTGGACCTCGCGGCCGACTGCACCCCGATCCCCGCCCCGCGCGAGCTCGACATGCTGCTCACCTCAGGTGAGCGCATCTCGATGGCGCTGCTGGCGATGACAATCAAGGGCATGGGCGTCGAGGCACTCTCGTTCACCGGGAGCCAGGCCGGCATGATCACGACGCCAGACCACGGGTCGGCGAAGATCGTCGACGTCACCCCGGGGCGCGTCCGCGAGGCGCTCGACGAAGGCGCTGTCGCCATCGTCGCGGGCTTCCAAGGGTTTAGCCGGGATTCACGGGACATCACGACGCTTGGCCGCGGCGGCTCAGACACGACCGCTGTCGCCCTCGCCGCCGCCCTCGACGCGGACCGGTGCGAGATCTACACCGACGTTGACGGGGTCTTCACCACCGACCCACGCGTCGCCCCGCTCGCCCGCAAGATCGACGCGATCTCGTCCGAGGAGATGCTTGAGCTCGCCGCGTCCGGCGCGAAGGTGCTGCACCTGCGCGCTGTCGAGTATGCGCGGCGCCACGGCGTCGAACTGCACGTGCGTTCGTCCTTCTCGGGCGAACCAGGAACTGTTGTGTACACGCCCAAAACGGGGCACCCGAAGGGAGATCTTGTGGAAGACTCGGTCATCACTGGCGTCGCAGCCGAGGCGAGCGAAGCGAAGATTACTGTCGGCGGCGTTCCAGACATTCCGGGCAAGGCCGCGCAGATCTTCGAGGTCGTCGCAAAGACGAACGCCAACATCGACATCATCGTGCAGAACATTTCAGCCGCGGACACCAACCGCACCGACATTTCGTTCACCGTTCCGATGGGCGAGGGCCGCAAGGTGACCGAGGCGCTCGAGGCTGCGCGCGACGATCTCGGCTTCGAGACGCTGCTGTACGACGACCAGATCGCGAAGATCGCGGTTGTCGGTGCGGGAATGCGGACGAGCTCCGGCGTCTCCGCACAGCTCTTCCGCGCGCTGTACGAGGCAGGCATCAACATCGAGATGATCTCGACCTCTGAGATCCGGATCTCGGTCGTGACCCGGGCCGATCTCATGGAGAAGGCAGTGCGGGTACTCCACACCGCGTTCGGCCTCGACGCTGAAGAGACCGCCACGGTCTACGCGGGCACCGGCCGCTGA
- the recR gene encoding recombination mediator RecR has translation MYDGIVQDLIDEFGRLPGIGPKSAQRIAFHILQTQSFDVSKLAELLTEVRERVRFCEVCGNITEQTRCSICSDPRRDHTLICVVEEPKDVVAIERTRQFRGLYHVLGGAISPIDGIGPDDLSIPALMRRLGEATGDDRIREVIIATDPNLEGEATAAYLSRLLTSIDVPVSRLASGLPVGGDLEFADEVTLGRAFEGRRVVE, from the coding sequence ATGTACGACGGAATCGTGCAGGACCTGATCGACGAATTCGGCAGGCTCCCCGGAATCGGGCCGAAGTCGGCCCAGCGCATCGCCTTCCACATTCTGCAGACGCAGAGCTTCGACGTCTCGAAACTCGCCGAACTGCTCACCGAGGTACGCGAGCGCGTTCGCTTCTGTGAGGTCTGTGGCAACATCACCGAACAGACCCGCTGCAGCATCTGCTCGGACCCGCGGCGCGACCACACCCTCATTTGCGTTGTCGAGGAGCCGAAGGACGTCGTCGCCATCGAGCGCACCCGGCAGTTCCGTGGCCTCTACCACGTGCTCGGGGGAGCGATCAGTCCGATCGATGGCATCGGCCCGGACGACCTCAGTATCCCAGCGCTCATGCGCAGGCTCGGCGAGGCGACGGGCGACGACAGGATTCGCGAGGTCATTATCGCCACCGATCCGAACCTCGAAGGCGAAGCGACGGCGGCCTACCTGTCGCGGCTGCTGACGAGCATCGATGTGCCGGTTTCGCGCCTCGCATCAGGGCTTCCGGTGGGCGGTGATCTCGAGTTCGCCGACGAGGTGACGCTGGGGCGGGCGTTCGAAGGGCGCCGCGTCGTCGAGTAA
- a CDS encoding 3-keto-5-aminohexanoate cleavage protein — protein MLLKAAINGGRSTDEHPAVPRTTDEIVAASRAAIAAGADVVHAHVLTESGEQTIHPDDIGTWVRAMRAADPTVVIGTTTGLWTVTGHEQRMSYLAEWPADALPDFASVAFCEEGAAEAAQLVLERGMVLESAVWSMADVPALLASPTLHQNVRVLIEPETENPDEAVQQCREIAAVIRKAGVTAPILYHGYDTTVWPVVEAAIADGCETRIGFEDGVTMPDGSAPVDNADLIRAVRELEGR, from the coding sequence ATGCTTCTCAAGGCAGCAATCAATGGAGGCCGTTCGACGGACGAGCACCCCGCAGTGCCTCGTACCACCGACGAGATTGTCGCCGCGAGTCGCGCCGCGATCGCCGCGGGCGCCGATGTCGTGCACGCGCACGTGCTCACCGAATCGGGAGAACAAACGATTCACCCGGACGACATTGGCACCTGGGTTCGTGCGATGCGCGCTGCAGACCCCACTGTTGTGATTGGTACCACCACAGGCCTGTGGACTGTGACCGGTCACGAACAGAGAATGTCCTACCTTGCAGAGTGGCCAGCTGACGCGCTGCCCGACTTCGCCTCCGTCGCGTTCTGCGAGGAAGGCGCCGCTGAGGCCGCCCAGCTCGTGCTTGAGCGAGGAATGGTGCTAGAGTCGGCAGTCTGGTCGATGGCTGATGTCCCCGCACTACTCGCCTCGCCGACACTGCACCAGAACGTGCGCGTGCTCATCGAGCCCGAGACGGAAAACCCAGACGAGGCAGTCCAGCAGTGTCGCGAGATTGCTGCAGTGATCCGTAAAGCCGGCGTGACGGCGCCGATTCTCTACCACGGCTACGACACGACAGTTTGGCCTGTCGTCGAGGCAGCTATCGCCGACGGGTGCGAGACTCGTATCGGATTTGAGGACGGCGTTACGATGCCCGACGGGAGCGCGCCGGTCGACAACGCGGACCTCATTCGTGCAGTGCGCGAACTCGAGGGGCGCTGA
- a CDS encoding Lrp/AsnC family transcriptional regulator, with protein sequence MDRELIQLLARDGRRSFAALSEELGVSQSTVRTRLAKLREDDTLQIVALCNALLLGHQVVRLLLRVRNLTPRSVADSLLGIHQINHVALVTGSHDLYLEATCRDQNQLIDLMDEIRRQPGVASIQPIIVTSLAKDYTWEGLRGTAGQSISDPGK encoded by the coding sequence GTGGATCGGGAGCTGATACAGCTGCTCGCGAGAGATGGCCGACGCAGTTTTGCGGCGCTATCGGAGGAGCTGGGCGTTTCGCAGTCGACCGTGCGCACCCGGCTCGCGAAACTGCGTGAAGACGACACCCTGCAAATCGTCGCACTGTGCAACGCGCTCCTGCTGGGGCACCAGGTCGTCCGATTGCTCCTGCGCGTGCGAAACCTGACGCCACGCTCGGTCGCAGATAGCCTCCTCGGGATCCACCAAATCAATCATGTCGCGCTGGTCACTGGCTCCCACGACCTCTACCTCGAGGCAACATGTCGTGACCAGAACCAGCTCATCGACCTCATGGACGAGATCCGTCGGCAGCCTGGCGTGGCATCCATCCAACCAATCATCGTGACGTCGCTGGCCAAGGACTACACGTGGGAGGGGTTGCGTGGCACTGCTGGTCAGAGCATCAGCGACCCGGGGAAGTAG
- a CDS encoding RraA family protein, whose protein sequence is MFFHTGQAPAPLPATLRDKLEKLSFPTLGHYLEEGFADTEVRRIVAAGGRVIGSAFTVRTTATDSTALHHAAGLIGEGDVLVIDTGGDRRHAPLGEVVAAQLVARGAAGAIVDGVVTDTDEITELGLSVHARGTSMLTTKLHGIDAGGVNIPVTCGGAVVNPGDVVLADANGVLFVAPDVLARIVDIALADDAEEPELVEELRTGAPLGSLTGASDTVAELLALDSPQ, encoded by the coding sequence ATGTTCTTCCACACCGGTCAAGCGCCCGCCCCCCTGCCTGCGACGCTCCGCGACAAGCTCGAGAAGCTCAGCTTTCCGACGCTCGGACACTACCTTGAAGAGGGATTTGCTGACACCGAGGTTCGCCGGATCGTCGCTGCGGGCGGCCGCGTCATCGGTTCCGCGTTCACCGTGCGCACGACAGCGACAGACTCCACCGCGTTGCATCATGCGGCAGGGCTGATTGGCGAGGGCGACGTGTTGGTCATCGACACTGGCGGCGACCGCAGGCATGCTCCGCTCGGCGAGGTCGTTGCGGCGCAGCTTGTCGCCCGGGGCGCCGCCGGTGCGATCGTCGATGGCGTAGTGACAGATACCGACGAGATCACCGAACTCGGTCTCAGCGTGCACGCCCGCGGCACGAGCATGCTCACCACTAAACTTCACGGCATCGATGCGGGGGGAGTGAACATCCCGGTCACCTGCGGCGGTGCCGTGGTGAACCCAGGCGACGTCGTCCTCGCCGACGCGAACGGCGTGCTCTTCGTCGCACCCGACGTGCTCGCGCGCATCGTCGACATCGCGCTCGCCGATGATGCCGAGGAACCCGAGCTTGTCGAAGAACTGCGAACAGGCGCCCCACTGGGGAGCCTTACAGGCGCAAGCGACACGGTCGCAGAACTACTCGCGCTCGACTCCCCGCAGTAG
- a CDS encoding nitrilase-related carbon-nitrogen hydrolase gives MKIAAIQMTPSVEPSENFATMRARAAEAAADGARVIVFPEQAMILLQSVTVDALTGIAAEWWDAFAALTAELAMEHRAVVISAGFEPSADGLPLNTVIAVGPDGAELARYRKLHLYKAFAQSEFEHTRPGDELPPVFDVNLDGESLRLGLANCYDLRFPELFRSLVDRGADTLVVVAAWASGPGKEEHWSILTRARALENVSWLVASAAVGGGPRDAATTGLSRIVDPLGDVVAGLGPRGEGVALADVTSVIVARARGVLPALENRRIGLAYELG, from the coding sequence ATGAAGATCGCAGCCATTCAGATGACGCCGTCGGTCGAGCCGAGCGAGAACTTCGCGACGATGCGGGCGCGCGCGGCGGAGGCGGCAGCCGACGGTGCGCGGGTGATCGTGTTTCCCGAACAGGCGATGATACTCCTACAGTCAGTGACCGTTGACGCGCTCACGGGGATTGCCGCCGAGTGGTGGGACGCGTTCGCGGCGCTGACAGCGGAGCTCGCAATGGAGCATCGTGCCGTGGTGATCTCGGCGGGCTTCGAGCCTTCGGCTGATGGTCTGCCGTTGAACACGGTCATCGCCGTCGGGCCCGACGGCGCGGAGCTCGCCCGCTACCGGAAGCTGCACCTCTATAAGGCGTTTGCGCAGAGCGAGTTCGAGCACACGCGGCCCGGCGACGAGCTGCCTCCGGTGTTCGACGTGAACCTCGACGGCGAGAGTCTGCGACTCGGCCTCGCGAACTGCTACGACCTGCGATTCCCGGAGCTCTTCCGCTCGCTCGTGGACCGCGGAGCCGACACACTCGTAGTGGTTGCAGCGTGGGCATCGGGGCCGGGCAAGGAAGAGCACTGGTCGATCCTGACCCGTGCACGCGCGCTCGAGAATGTGAGCTGGCTCGTCGCGAGCGCGGCCGTCGGCGGTGGCCCGCGCGACGCGGCGACCACGGGGCTCAGTAGGATCGTTGACCCGCTCGGGGACGTGGTCGCCGGCCTCGGACCGCGCGGCGAGGGCGTTGCGCTTGCGGATGTGACGTCCGTGATCGTGGCCCGCGCGCGTGGCGTGCTGCCCGCGCTTGAGAACCGGCGCATCGGACTCGCCTACGAACTCGGGTGA
- a CDS encoding carbon-nitrogen hydrolase family protein encodes MKVAVAQTSPGIDVDANFATIREFTAQAAAAGAELIVFPEEAALLADESIKPRFTEILEGMWGRFEQLLRELASAHSIAIIAGGYEPDEGELPYNTILAVDATGLEVARYHKLHTYDAFAYQESAYVTRGSELPPVIEIAGVTIGIANCYDIRFPELFRSIADRGADVISLSAAWVSGKGKEMHWEVLTQARAIENVAWLVASGTVGDESVGLSRVIDPLGMVVASANAHSEGLIFATIDSERTRSARAMLPALDNRRIELSYRVA; translated from the coding sequence ATGAAAGTCGCAGTTGCGCAAACGTCTCCCGGCATCGACGTCGATGCAAACTTCGCTACGATTCGCGAGTTCACCGCCCAGGCGGCAGCAGCAGGCGCCGAGCTCATCGTGTTCCCGGAAGAAGCTGCGCTGCTCGCCGATGAATCGATCAAACCCCGTTTCACGGAGATCCTCGAGGGGATGTGGGGGCGATTCGAACAGTTGCTTCGGGAACTCGCGAGCGCTCATTCGATCGCGATCATTGCCGGCGGGTATGAGCCGGATGAGGGTGAGTTGCCATACAACACGATCCTCGCGGTGGACGCCACGGGGCTCGAGGTCGCGCGCTATCACAAGCTGCACACGTACGATGCGTTCGCCTACCAGGAGTCGGCATACGTGACGCGCGGGAGTGAACTCCCTCCCGTGATCGAGATTGCCGGGGTAACAATCGGCATCGCGAATTGCTATGACATCCGTTTCCCGGAGCTGTTCCGCAGCATTGCCGACCGCGGTGCCGATGTGATCTCGCTCTCTGCGGCTTGGGTATCTGGCAAGGGTAAGGAGATGCACTGGGAAGTGCTCACACAAGCACGTGCCATCGAGAACGTCGCCTGGCTCGTCGCCTCCGGCACTGTCGGCGACGAATCGGTCGGGCTCAGCCGGGTGATTGACCCACTCGGCATGGTCGTTGCAAGCGCAAACGCGCATTCCGAAGGCCTTATCTTCGCGACCATTGACAGTGAACGCACCCGCAGCGCACGCGCGATGCTTCCCGCGCTCGACAATCGTCGTATCGAACTCAGCTACCGCGTAGCGTAA